The region TGCACCCATGCCTGATACAGCGAAGGATCAAAGCATCCAAATACCGGATGAACCATAAAAAAGGGAGAGCGCAAAACGCTCTCCCCAATCAATTCGGCAATTCGAGGTATGCTCAGACTGCTTTTGATGAGATGGTTCCCATCAGTGACGGGCAAAGCCCATCGTGTTGTTTAATACAGGCCCCAGTCAGAAACGCCGGGAATTTCAGACGTCGGCAACAGGGTCAAACGGCCCCATCCGCTTTCGTCGTTCCACGCATCGACTCGACCGCCAGTGGCGTTGTCAAAGTGCCACCACGCCCACTTGCCTGTGCGGTCTGTGTCGCCAACACTGACATCGTTTAGACCGATGTCGAAGCCAATTTCTGAAATGTCGAGTGGATCAAGAATCAACTCTTTATCGACTTTATACTCAACGATGTAACCCGTGCCGTCATCTTTGGCTCGGGCGCCAGCGTTCCAAAAACGACCGTCGATATCAACTGCGCGGCCGCCATTGGCTAGGTCGACGGCGTCTGTTGCAGCGGGAGCGCCGCTTCCGCCCCAGATGGCGCCGTTGCCCATGACCGTCGCTTGGAATCCAAATTCGTTGTCATCTTTAGCGCCGGATTGCTGGCTATCGTCTCCGTCCATGTAAAGTTCGACTGAGTCGTTACGCCACGCATCTGATGCGCTGGCTTCAAAATTGACGGATGGATCAAGCATGTCACAGCCAACAAAGATATAGCGTTCATCATGGAAGATGTGAACGGTCATGTTTGACTCTGATGGCGGATACGAATCGCCGCCAATTAAAACGCCGGGGGCAACCGCATTGGCGCGGTCGAAGGTAAAGACATAAGCGCCGTCATATTCGCCAGCGTTTAATTCACCGTCTAAGACAACATTATTGGTTGTAATCAACGGTGCGACTGCTGCGTTAGCGCCTTCGATGTCCATGCCGACGGTGCCGCCGACGCCAAAGGTTTGGTCGCCCGCTTCGATAACGCCAGAGAATGTGACGCCTTCAGACGTGTCAGCGGTGGTGCTGAGGCTGTAGGTGATTTGAGTATCGCCTGACGCGCCGGCCAGGTTCCAGGTAATCACATTACCGCTTTGAGTTCCCGTTGGGCTTGAAGAGGTAGCGTCCATCCTTCTGGAACCGTTTCTTTCACGACCAAATCAGCGGTTTTACCTGATTCAACTGTGACATCAATTTTGACTCCACTCACAGGTGAACCTGCGGCGAAGTTTTCAGACGGAAGCGTACGCGATCCAACAACGCCAACTGGGATTTCATCAATTTGAAATGCGCTGAATTTTCCGATTTCAATGTTGTTAACATCGTGTGATGTAACTGCCAGACCAATGCTCAAGTCGGCGGGCAAATCGAGTTCATACGAACCAACGGTGCGAAATGAACCATCGGATTGAACGCGCAACATGCTGAAGGTGTTCAACACGCGTTGTAAGATGATGGTATCCGTTTCGCCTGCGCCTTTACCTTGCAGGCCAACGCTGACGCTTTCGGCGTCGGCTGTCGGACGATTGGCCAAGTCAGCGCCAAAATCGCTGCGAAGCAACGCAAAAACTTGTGGCGAACCGCCTGCTTCCGGGTCAACGCGTACCATAATGCCCGCTTTGCGCCAATCATTAACGGCATTGGTGCGGATGGCGTTATCGTCGTCCCAAGCCAAGGTCACTTTCGCTGAAAATGAGCCGGAAATTGGCTTATAAATCCAGTACATATTGTCAGCGGTTCCCCAAATGTCTGAACCGCCTGCTTCGATGGTATAAACGCCGCCGCTAAAACTGGCAGCGCCTAAAAAATCCGTCGTCGCCTAATGAAGTTTCGCCAGTGAAGTCGCCTACTTGCGCAAATGCCAACGGCGCAACCAGACAGAGTGATAACGTTAGAATAGTCTTAAATTTCATAAACTTATGTACCTCCCACAGGTTATTTCGGGTTTTGGGTTCTGCATCCTTTGTTGCCGAAAAAAAAGAAATTGTTCAACAAAAATACATACTGTGCAGTTTGCACCTCCAACAATAAATTTTAAAAAAGCGTTAATCACGTAAATTAAAGTACAATTTTTCTTGTCATAAGTCAACAGAAATTGCACATTTCATTAACTTTACGCTCATTAGAAAATAATAGTCCAAATGATCTGGCGCATGTGAAAAGTCATTCTTTTT is a window of Candidatus Hinthialibacter antarcticus DNA encoding:
- a CDS encoding sugar-binding protein codes for the protein MDATSSSPTGTQSGNVITWNLAGASGDTQITYSLSTTADTSEGVTFSGVIEAGDQTFGVGGTVGMDIEGANAAVAPLITTNNVVLDGELNAGEYDGAYVFTFDRANAVAPGVLIGGDSYPPSESNMTVHIFHDERYIFVGCDMLDPSVNFEASASDAWRNDSVELYMDGDDSQQSGAKDDNEFGFQATVMGNGAIWGGSGAPAATDAVDLANGGRAVDIDGRFWNAGARAKDDGTGYIVEYKVDKELILDPLDISEIGFDIGLNDVSVGDTDRTGKWAWWHFDNATGGRVDAWNDESGWGRLTLLPTSEIPGVSDWGLY